In the Setaria italica strain Yugu1 chromosome VI, Setaria_italica_v2.0, whole genome shotgun sequence genome, one interval contains:
- the LOC101772737 gene encoding succinate dehydrogenase [ubiquinone] flavoprotein subunit, mitochondrial, which translates to MWRSCVSRGLSRAKASASRLLSTASSSYTVVDHTYDAVVVGAGGAGLRAAIGLSEHGFNTACITKLFPTRSHTVAAQGGINAALGNMTEDDWRWHMYDTVKGSDWLGDQDSIQYMCREAPKAVIELENYGLPFSRTEEGKIYQRAFGGQSLDFGKGGQAYRCACAADRTGHAMLHTLYGQAMKHNTQFFVEYFALDLIMDNEGNCQGVIALNMEDGTLHRFRASNTILATGGYGRAYFSATSAHTCTGDGNAMVARAGLPLQDLEFVQFHPTGIYGAGCLITEGSRGEGGILRNSEGERFMERYAPTAKDLASRDVVSRSMTMEIREGRGVGPLKDHIYLHLNHLPPEVLKERLPGISETAAIFAGVDVTKEPIPVLPTVHYNMGGIPTNYHGEVVDIKGDNPDSVISGLLAAGEAACASVHGANRLGANSLLDIVVFGRACANRVADISKPGQKQKPLEKDAGEKTIAWLDKLRNANGSLPTSKIRLNMQRVMQNNAAVFRTQETLEEGCKLISKAWESFHDVKLSDRSLIWNSDLIETIELENLLINACITMHSAEARKESRGAHAREDFTTRDDEKWMKHTLGYWENEKVRLAYRPVHMNTLDEEVESFPPKARVY; encoded by the exons ATGTGGCGCAGCTGCGTCTCGCGGGGCCTCTCCAGGGCCAAGGCCTCCGCCTCCAGGCTCCTCTCCACGGCATCG TCGTCCTACACGGTGGTGGACCACACGTAcgacgcggtggtggtgggtgccggcggcgcgggcctcCGAGCGGCGATCGGCCTCTCCGAACACGGCTTCAACACGGCGTGCATCACCAAGCTCTTCCCCACGCGCTCGCACACTGTCGCCGCACAG GGAGGCATAAATGCTGCGCTCGGAAACATGACTGAAGATGATTGGAGGTGGCATATGTATGATACTGTTAAGGGAAGCGATTGGCTTG GTGACCAGGATTCTATTCAATATATGTGCAGAGAAGCACCAAAAGCTGTTATAGAGCTTGAGAACTATGGGTTACCATTTTCAAGAACCGAAGAGGGAAAGATATACCAACGTGCCTTTGGAGGACAGAGCTTAGATTTTGGAAAAG GTGGACAGGCCTACCGTTGTGCCTGTGCTGCTGACAGAACAGGGCATGCTATGCTACACACACTATATGGTCAAGCAATGAAGCACAATACTCAGTTTTTTGTGGAATATTTTGCATTAGACCTTATCATGGACAATGAAG GCAACTGTCAGGGAGTCATTGCCTTAAACATGGAGGATGGCACCCTTCACCGTTTCCGTGCTTCTAATACAATTCTAGCCACAGGA GGTTATGGCAGGGCCTATTTCTCAGCAACCTCAGCACACACTTGTACTGGAGATGGCAATGCTATGGTCGCACGTGCTGGTTTACCTCTTCAA GATCTTGAGTTTGTGCAGTTCCATCCTACGGGCATTTACGGTGCCGGATGCCTGATTACTGAAG GTTCCCGTGGTGAAGGTGGTATCCTTAGAAACAGTGAAGGTGAACGGTTCATGGAACGATATGCTCCTACGGCAAAAGATCTTGCTTCTCGTGATGTTGTTTCAAGATCGATGACAATGGAAATTAGAGAAGGCCGTGGTGTTG GGCCATTGAAGGACCACATTTATTTGCATCTGAACCATCTGCCGCCTGAAGTTCTGAAGGAAAGGCTTCCTGGTATTTCTGAAACTGCTGCTATTTTTGCTGGTGTTGATGTCACCAAGGAGCCAATTCCAGTTTTGCCTACTGTGCACTACAATATGGGTGGTATCCCAACAAACTACCATGGGGAG GTAGTGGATATCAAGGGTGATAATCCAGATTCTGTTATTTCTGGTCTATTGGCTGCTGGTGAAGCAGCGTGTGCATCTGTCCATGGTGCAAACCGGCTAGGCGCAAATTCACTCCTTGACATAGTTGTTTTCGGCAGAGCTTGTGCGAACAGGGTTGCTGATATTTCTAAGCcag GTCAGAAGCAGAAACCTCTTGAAAAAGATGCTGGAGAAAAGACCATAGCCTGGTTGGACAAACTGAGGAATGCCAATGGGTCATTGCCAACTTCCAAGATCCGTCTCAACATGCAGCGTGTTATGCAAAACAATGCTGCTGTATTCCGTACACAAGAAACTCTTGAAGAAG GTTGTAAGCTGATTAGCAAAGCATGGGAAAGTTTTCATGATGTGAAGCTCAGTGATCGGAGTCTCATTTG GAATTCCGACTTGATAGAGACCATTGAGCTGGAAAATCTGTTGATAAATGCATGCATAACTATGCATTCAGCGGAGGCTCGAAAGGAAAGCAGAGGAGCTCATGCTCGTGAAGATTTCACG ACAAGAGACGATGAGAAGTGGATGAAGCACACACTGGG GTACTGGGAGAATGAGAAGGTCCGATTGGCTTACAGGCCGGTGCACATGAACACATTGGACGAGGAAGTCGAGTCATTCCCACCCAAAGCGCGTGTTTATTGA
- the LOC101773148 gene encoding uncharacterized acetyltransferase At3g50280, with translation MEGGATGGHLVRVVSRRTVRPLTTVKVNGSHPLKDEEVEVIHLTPLDLRLIRTDYIQKGILLPNPPLSGDVLADALESSFALALRRFYPFAGRLASDERGDGTVTVSLRCTGEGAEFVHATAPGVAAADIVSSVHTPPVVSEFHSFDPVLGPDAAAIEDLPLLSVQVTELADGVFVGVTLNHAVADGTAFWHFLNTWSEIHRRSGGGGDGDLSTPPPLLRRWLVETWPVPIPLPFPKLEHIVRPQFDGTTVQECFLTFSTASVEKLTARANDEIAGTAAAISSLQAVLAHLWRAVCRARRLPPEQRTSYSVVVGCRGRVNGMPPGYVGNAMVFGKAEATAGEIEANGLGWTAWLLNRAEASFDEGDVRKSMERWARQPEFMFMTDLSSAGSALATGSSPWLDVFGNDFGWGRPVAVRSGAGNKADGKAAVYEGPEPGGSMSLELCVAPNALERLVADGEFMDAVSLPA, from the coding sequence ATGGAgggcggcgccaccggcggccACCTCGTCCGGGTCGTCTCCCGGCGCACGGTGCGCCCGTTGACGACGGTGAAAGTGAACGGCTCCCATCCGCTGAAAGACGAGGAGGTCGAGGTGATCCACCTGACGCCGCTGGACCTACGCCTGATCCGCACCGACTACATCCAGAAGGGCATCCTCCTGCCCAACCCTCCGCTCTCCGGCGACGtcctcgccgacgccctcgAGTCCTCGTTCGCGCTCGCCCTGCGGCGGTTCTACCCGTTCGCCGGCCGGCTCGCCTCCGACGAGCGCGGCGACGGGACCGTGACGGTGTCCCTGCGGTGCACCGGCGAGGGCGCCGAGTTCGTGCACGCCACGGCGCctggtgtcgccgccgccgacatcgTCTCCTCGGTCCACACGCCACCGGTGGTCTCGGAGTTCCATTCGTTCGACCCGGTCCTcggccccgacgccgccgccatcgagGACCTCCCCTTGCTGTCCGTGCAGGTCACCGAACTCGCCGACGGCGTGTTCGTCGGCGTGACCTTGAaccacgccgtcgccgacggcaCCGCGTTCTGGCACTTCCTCAACACATGGTCGGAGATCCACCgacgcagcggcggtggcggcgacggcgacctgtccacgccgccgccgctgctccggcggtggcTCGTCGAGACCTGGCCCGTGCCGATCCCTTTGCCGTTCCCCAAGCTGGAACACATCGTGCGGCCGCAGTTCGATGGAACGACGGTGCAGGAATGCTTCCTCACCTTCTCCACCGCGAGCGTCGAGAAGCTTACGGCGCGGGCGAACGACGAGATCGCCGGgacggccgccgccatctcctcgcTCCAGGCGGTCCTGGCGCACCTCTGGCGCGCCGTGTgccgcgcccgtcgcctcccgccggAGCAGCGCACGTCCTACTCCGTCGTCGTCGGATGCCGGGGTCGCGTCAACGGCATGCCGCCGGGCTACGTCGGCAACGCCATGGTGTTCGGCAAGGCGGAGGCCACCGCGGGCGAGATCGAGGCCAACGGGCTCGGCTGGACGGCGTGGCTGCTGAACCGCGCCGAGGCCTCGTTCGACGAGGGGGATGTGAGGAAGTCGATGGAGCGGTGGGCCCGGCAGCCGGAGTTCATGTTCATGACCGACCTGTCCTCCGCCGGCTCGGCGCTGGCGACCGGGAGCTCGCCGTGGCTCGACGTGTTCGGGAATGACTTCGGATGGGGGAGGCCGGTGGCCGTCCGGAGTGGCGCGGGGAACAAGGCCGACGGCAAGGCGGCGGTGTACGAGGGGCCGGAGCCGGGAGGGAGCATGTCGCTGGAGTTGTGCGTCGCGCCGAACGCGCTCGAGAGGCTCGTCGCCGACGGGGAGTTCATGGACGCGGTTAGCTTGCCGGCGTGA
- the LOC111255661 gene encoding pentatricopeptide repeat-containing protein At1g71490-like — protein MDQVEEAMLLFRKMIESAVVPNDVTVLTMLSLGARFGHLCHGREMHCYILKHGLTGSNLLQNSLVDMYSKSRQMAAAHRVFDQMQCQDRHAYTSLILGYGMQREGLVSLELFDKMIANNIKVDHVTMVAVLSACSHSGLVTQGQLRFAEMIDVFCIAPRVEHFSCMVDLYCREGLLKMAEEMINRMPFQPTAAMLATLIEACGIHGKTEIGDRAAKRLLAMRTNNPGHYKLIANMYISAKRWPELAKVRSLMSGMELNMIPTHSLLESEYGECPVEQDYCLNRSMPGCLSDDMTDTDFSSSEEVKFNEAFGG, from the coding sequence ATGGACCAGGTCGAGGAAGCTATGTTACTTTTCAGAAAGATGATTGAGTCTGCTGTCGTTCCAAATGATGTTACTGTGTTAACTATGCTTTCACTTGGTGCACGTTTTGGACACCTCTGTCATGGAAGGGAGATGCACTGCTACATTCTCAAGCATGGATTAACTGGCTCTAACTTACTGCAGAATTCACTTGTGGACATGTACTCAAAGTCTAGACAGATGGCAGCTGCCCACAGAGTGTTTGACCAGATGCAATGTCAAGATAGGCACGCCTACACTTCATTGATTTTGGGCTATGGAATGCAAAGAGAGGGTCTTGTATCACTGGAGCTCTTTGATAAGATGATTGCCAACAATATCAAGGTGGACCATGTAACTATGGTTGCTGTTCTGTCAGCATGCAGCCACTCTGGGCTGGTAACTCAAGGGCAACTAAGGTTTGCTGAGATGATTGATGTATTTTGCATTGCACCAAGGGTGGAGCATTTTTCTTGCATGGTCGATTTGTACTGCCGTGAAGGTTTGCTGAAGATGGCTGAGGAGATGATTAACAGGATGCCATTCCAGCCAACTGCTGCAATGTTGGCAACTCTAATTGAGGCTTGCGGAATCCATGGCAAAACAGAAATTGGGGATCGAGCTGCAAAGAGGCTGCTGGCAATGAGGACGAACAACCCTGGTCACTACAAATTGATTGCAAACATGTATATATCAGCAAAACGCTGGCCAGAACTAGCTAAGGTTAGATCTTTAATGAGCGGGATGGAGCTAAATATGATTCCAACTCATTCCTTACTGGAGTCAGAATATGGCGAATGTCCAGTTGAACAAGATTATTGCTTAAACCGCAGTATGCCTGGATGCTTGTCTGATGACATGACAGATACtgatttctctagtagtgaggAAGTGAAATTTAATGAAGCTTTTGGTGGGTAA
- the LOC101773966 gene encoding uncharacterized acetyltransferase At3g50280, which translates to MKGATVEVQIVSRRVIRPEPATSPDGGPPEPEIMHLTPWDLRMIAVDYIQKGVLLPKPQTGGEAAHLVDSLASSFARALDRFYPLAGRLTVAEATDGGVPGPGIVVSLCCNGEGAEFVHAVAPEVTVGDITAPVYIPSVVWSLFPLNGALGTDVSLPVLAAQVTELADGVFVAMSLNHGVADGTTFWHFFSTWSEISRSGSSDAGGELSTPPPVLERWFLETSSVPITLPFGKLEDIVRRPEYPPVQECFFNFSAESVRKLKARANAEMAGTATATSTISSLQSLLAHTWRAVCRARELAPERETTYFLLVGCRGRVKGIPRDYVGNSVASAVARWTAGEVVEKGLGWAAWLLNRAVASFDEATVRDNLASWPQDPKFLYVKPPGEAAAAIMTGSSPRFDVYGNDFGWGRPVAVRSGAGNKTDGKVTVYAGRGGAGSMALEVCLEPEVLARLVADEEFMEAVSAAATA; encoded by the coding sequence ATGAAAGGCGCCACCGTCGAGGTCCAGATCGTGTCCAGGCGTGTCATCCGGCCAGAGCCGGCGACCTCGCCGGACGGCgggccgccggagccggagatCATGCACCTGACACCATGGGATCTCCGCATGATCGCGGTGGATTACATCCAGAAGGGAGTCCTGCTGCCCAAGCCCCAAACAGGAGGAGAAGCGGCGCACCTCGTCGACAGCCTTGCCTCGTCCTTCGCGCGCGCCCTCGACCGATTCTACCCTCTGGCCGGCCGCCTCACCGTCGCCGAGGCCACCGACGGCGGCGTGCCCGGTCCGGGCATCGTCGTCTCCCTGTGCTGCAACGGCGAGGGCGCCGAGTTCGTCCACGCCGTGGCGCCGGAGGTCACTGTCGGCGACATCACGGCGCCGGTGTACATCCCGTCGGTGGTGTGGTCGCTCTTCCCGTTGAACGGTGCGCTGGGCACGGACGTGTCCCTCCCTGTTCTGGCGGCGCAGGTCAccgagctcgccgacggcgtcttcgtggCCATGTCGCTCAACCACGGCGTCGCTGACGGGACGACGTTCTGGCACTTCTTCAGCACCTGGTCAGAGATCAGCCGGAGCGGCAGTAGTGATGCCGGCGGTGAGctctccacgccgccgccggtgctcgAGAGGTGGTTCCTCGAGACTAGCTCGGTGCCTATCACTCTGCCCTTCGGCAAGCTGGAAGACATCGTCCGGCGGCCGGAGTACCCCCCGGTGCAGGAGTGCTTCTTCAATTTCTCAGCGGAGAGCGTGAGGAAGCTGAAGGCGAGGGCGAACGCCGAGATGGCCGGCACGGCGACGGCCACCAGCACCATCTCGTCGCTGCAGTCCCTGCTCGCGCACACATGGCGAGCGGTGTGCCGTGCCCGGGAGCTCGCGCCGGAGCGGGAGACGACGTACTTCCTCCTCGTCGGATGCCGGGGACGTGTGAAAGGTATACCGCGGGACTACGTCGGCAACAGCGTGGCGTCTGCCGTCGCCAGATGGACGGCCGGCGAGGTCGTGGAGAAAGGTCTCGGCTGGGCGGCGTGGCTCTTGAACCGCGCCGTGGCGTCGTTCGACGAGGCGACGGTGAGGGACAACCTGGCGTCGTGGCCGCAGGATCCAAAGTTCCTGTACGTGAAGCCGCcgggggaggccgccgccgccatcatgaCCGGGAGCTCGCCGCGGTTCGACGTGTACGGCAACGACTTCGGGTGGGGCCGGCCGGTGGCCGTCCGAAGCGGCGCCGGGAACAAGACGGATGGGAAGGTGACGGTGTacgcggggcgcggcggcgcgggcagcaTGGCGCTCGAGGTGTGCCTGGAGCCCGAGGTGCTCGCCAGgctcgtcgccgacgaggagTTCATGGAGGCggtgagcgccgccgccaccgcgtga